A genomic window from Silene latifolia isolate original U9 population chromosome 11, ASM4854445v1, whole genome shotgun sequence includes:
- the LOC141613471 gene encoding uncharacterized protein LOC141613471 — translation MKADHLWVRWVHAVYIKSTTWKDYEPGIEQYRLKEGYHWLKPVGDKVQWYPWMLNRMIIPRHVFMCWLVAQNRLLTQDRLLKMNIIQNNCCYLCGETMECHEHLFFQCRYSRMCLELTGCWCLVDFPEKNCIEWWIHWRQQSIWYKQAVAMILASLLAHIWFARNKCRLEGCLSHPQVVVNSIKREVQLRINQYEVPCRNGRLRNWVNYISSH, via the exons ATGAAGGCTGATCACCTCTGGGTTCGTTGGGTTCATGCTGTCTATATAAAATCTACAACATGGAAGGACTATGAACCAGGGATCG AGCAGTACAGGCTGAAGGAGGGGTATCACTGGCTTAAACCAGTTGGAGATAAAGTCCAGTGGTATCCATGGATGCTCAATAGGATGATTATCCCTCGTCATGTGTTCATGTGCTGGCTAGTAGCACAGAATAGGCTTTTAACTCAAGACAGGTTGCTCAAAATGAATATAATTCAGAACAATTGCTGCTATCTATGTGGAGAGACGATGGAATGTCATGAACATCTGTTTTTCCAGTGTAGATATAGCAGAATGTGCTTGGAGCTCACAGGCTGCTGGTGCTTAGTGGACTTTCCAGAGAAGAATTGCATTGAATGGTGGATACACTGGAGGCAGCAGTCTATATGGTACAAGCAGGCAGTGGCTATGATTCTTGCCTCTCTACTTGCCCATATTTGGTTTGCTCGTAACAAATGCAGACTTGAGGGATGTCTTTCCCATCCTCAGGTGGTTGTTAATAGCATTAAACGTGAAGTGCAGCTGAGAATTAATCAGTATGAGGTACCATGTAGGAATGGTAGACTCAGAAATTGGGTAAACTACATAAGTAGTCATTAG